The Acidobacteriota bacterium genome has a segment encoding these proteins:
- a CDS encoding 1-acyl-sn-glycerol-3-phosphate acyltransferase, with protein MAERTSYRWIWIDPIIITFTGLMSCLSVIMSLFDGSGVKQHWCARTWARFILWISRARVTTVGVEHIPLNRPCVFASNHQSFFDIWTLLAHLPVQFRFAAKESLFRVPFLGWHLRRSGNIPVHRGEPRKALRSIRDGARRIAGGVSVLVFPEGQRNPEGVILPFKKGVLLIAIYAQAPVVPIAIAGSRFLLPKASMRIQPGDIHMTVLPPIETTGLTTRDAEELAERVRAAMLSVYTQPGPAPHDA; from the coding sequence GTGGCGGAACGAACGTCGTACCGCTGGATCTGGATCGACCCCATCATCATCACCTTCACCGGGCTGATGTCGTGCCTGTCGGTGATCATGTCGCTGTTCGACGGCAGCGGGGTGAAGCAGCATTGGTGCGCCCGGACGTGGGCCCGCTTCATCCTCTGGATCAGCCGTGCTCGCGTCACCACTGTCGGCGTGGAGCACATTCCCCTCAACCGGCCGTGCGTTTTCGCCTCCAACCACCAGAGCTTCTTCGACATCTGGACGCTGCTGGCGCACCTCCCGGTCCAGTTTCGGTTCGCCGCCAAGGAGTCGCTCTTCCGCGTCCCGTTCCTCGGCTGGCACCTGCGCCGGAGCGGCAACATCCCCGTGCATCGCGGCGAGCCGCGCAAGGCGCTCCGCAGCATCCGCGACGGCGCACGCAGGATCGCCGGCGGCGTCAGCGTGCTCGTGTTCCCCGAAGGGCAGCGCAATCCCGAGGGTGTGATTCTGCCCTTCAAGAAGGGGGTACTGCTCATCGCCATCTACGCCCAGGCGCCCGTGGTGCCCATCGCCATTGCCGGCAGCCGGTTCCTGCTCCCCAAGGCCTCGATGCGCATCCAGCCGGGCGACATCCACATGACCGTGCTGCCGCCCATCGAGACGACAGGTCTCACCACCCGCGATGCGGAAGAGCTGGCCGAGCGCGTCCGCGCCGCGATGCTCTCGGTGTACACCCAGCCCGGGCCGGCGCCACATGATGCCTGA